Below is a window of Fodinicurvata sediminis DSM 21159 DNA.
TTTTCCGACAGCCAGCGGCGGATCAGGCCCGAGGCGAAAAGGCCGATGGCCAGGACCATGATGGCAAAGAGTATGTCCACAAGAGAGATGGTGACTTCGCCGATCTTGAGGCCGGTCAGAAGCTGTTCGGCCCAGAGCGTCACGATGGTGGACGGCACGCCGTAGACGAGCAGCAGGAGGTAGAGTGTGGGCAGGATCAGCAGGAGGTCGATCACCAGTCCGACCCAGAACAGAGTCAGCTGGTGCCGGGTTTCATCCTCGGGTTCATCGGAGCGCCTGCGGTGCGCCAGCCTCAGCAGGTGCGCCAGCGCCTCACGGAAGACCAGGCGCAGCAGCAGCACCAGGCCGATCAGTACACCGGTCACGATGATCCGGGTCTGGAGGAACTCCGCCAGACGGCTGTAGCCCGCCAGCGCCAGGAAAGGCGTTGAGGAGATGATGATGATCAGCAGGATGCGCCCTGCATTCCAGCTGGACGAGCCGAAGCCTTCCTCGGGATTGGTCCAGTAGCGGTTGGGTGTCAGCGAGAGCAGCAGGATGGCAATGACCGTGTTGTCCAGAAGGACAAGGGTCGAGCGCATGGCGGGCGTCAGGGCCTCGGCCTCGATGGCGGCAGTCTGCAAGGCCGCTGTGGCTGCGAAGATCGCGGCAATCAGGAAGATGCGATTGTAAAGAACCTGCGCGCCCAGCGCCGTGACCGGCATGATGCGCCAGGCGGGACGTCGGGGCGACAGTGCTGCCCGCGCCAATCCGGTCACCAGGATGAAGCCTGTGACGGCCGTCGCCAGGATATAGAGCAGTGTTGCGAAATAGCCGGTCAGGACCTGCTGCAGGTACAGGATCGTGAAGGCAATGGCGATCGCAAGGGCAGGGAAGATGGCCCGGGCCACGCCGTCGGAGACGGTGGCCACGATACGCCTGGAGTATCCCGGATCCTCTTCCTCCGGGTCGCGGCCAAAGCGCCGGTTCAACCAATAGCGTATGGGCCAGCCGACCAGGAAGGCCAGGAGCGAAATCCCGAAGAGGTAGATCCAGGGCAGGATACCTCGCGTGCCGATCTTTGCGGTTTCCTCCGCCCAGTCGACGGGTGCGGCCGCCATGCGGCTGAGGAAGGCAACCGTATCCTGCCCCGCCTGTTGCCAGACGCCTGGCCAGATAGGCGAAGGCGTGCGGGCCAGCACTTCCTCCTGCAGGCGCTGGCGCTCACGGCTGGCAATTTCCTGCAGGAACTCGTTGGAACGCACACGGACCAGGGCCGCCTGGCGCACGCGGGCCCGAATGGTGCTGATGCGTTCGTTCAGGTCTGACCGTGTCTGCTGGATTTCCGGGTTTTCCGGTGGCGCGTCCTCGCCGGGCGGTTCGCCCAGGCTTTCCAGCTGGTCTTCCAGAGGAGACAGGCGGCTTTCAGCCTCGTTCTGCCGGGTTTCCGATTCCGACAGAATCTCGCGCAGTTTGCTTTTCAACGCCTCCTCTTCTTCCGGGGAGATGTCGCCCTGCTGGCGCAGTTTCCGCTCGGCCT
It encodes the following:
- a CDS encoding DUF3772 domain-containing protein, with amino-acid sequence MRTGFLLSLFLTLFLTLAAAAQGPGGEPAFDSQMNRWESVLQEAERKLRQQGDISPEEEEALKSKLREILSESETRQNEAESRLSPLEDQLESLGEPPGEDAPPENPEIQQTRSDLNERISTIRARVRQAALVRVRSNEFLQEIASRERQRLQEEVLARTPSPIWPGVWQQAGQDTVAFLSRMAAAPVDWAEETAKIGTRGILPWIYLFGISLLAFLVGWPIRYWLNRRFGRDPEEEDPGYSRRIVATVSDGVARAIFPALAIAIAFTILYLQQVLTGYFATLLYILATAVTGFILVTGLARAALSPRRPAWRIMPVTALGAQVLYNRIFLIAAIFAATAALQTAAIEAEALTPAMRSTLVLLDNTVIAILLLSLTPNRYWTNPEEGFGSSSWNAGRILLIIIISSTPFLALAGYSRLAEFLQTRIIVTGVLIGLVLLLRLVFREALAHLLRLAHRRRSDEPEDETRHQLTLFWVGLVIDLLLILPTLYLLLLVYGVPSTIVTLWAEQLLTGLKIGEVTISLVDILFAIMVLAIGLFASGLIRRWLSEKVLPNTYLDYGIRNSISAGISYIGVALALILAIATLGISLSNLALVAGALSVGIGFGLRTVVENFVAGLLLLIERPIKVGDWVVVGPNEGMVRHISVRSTEIETFDRSSVIVPNSDLIASPVTNWTHKNRIARLIIPLRVAYGENTRKVHQLLLDCASQHDDVLAFPEPYVYFKAFGESALEFELRCYIRETDRYLDVMTDLHFAIDESFRENSIQMPFPQQDIHLHRGPSHERRHGKATDSSEEKGPEDPGQQQARQHRGEISTEAEGADRGSDAD